The Ancylothrix sp. D3o DNA segment AATATTATGGCATCGCCACTGCCAAAAACTCCCCCAACCTCAGCCGCATCAATCAAGGCTTAACGAAAGTGTTGGAAACCGGCACTTATTCGCAAATTTATCAAAAATGGTTTAATAGCCAACCGCCTGACTTGCCGGTTTCTTTAGCTTTGGCGGAATCTCAAGCAAAAAAAGGCACATTTTTTAGTGTGTTTTTATCATCGCTTCCACCCTTATTGCAAGGAGCTTTAATTACCTTGCAAATCACAGCTTTTTCGGTTTTTTTAGGAATGATTTTCGGCTGTTTAATTGGGATTTTGCGTTTGTCATCTTCGCGGCCATTAAGGATATTGGCGCGAGTCTATATTGATTTTTTCCGGGGGACACCGTTACTGGTGCAAATTTTTATGATTTATTTTGGCTTACCGGCTTTAATTCAAGAGTTTGGAATTACTTTCAGCTTTGAAAGATTGCCGGCGGCGGTATTAGCATTAAGCCTGAATAGTGCCGCTTATATTGCAGAAATTGTGCGGGCCGGTATTCAATCAATTGAACCAGGACAAACCGAAGCGGCAATATCATTAGGATTGGGGCCGGTGCAAACTCTGCGATATGTAATTTTTCCCCAAGCATTGCGGCGAATGCTACCGCCGTTAGGAAATGAATTTATAACCCTTTTGAAAGATACAAGTTTAGTTGCAGTGATTGGTTTTGAAGAGTTATTTCGACGCGGACAATTAATTGTCGCTGAAAATTATCGGTCTTTTGAAATTTATGCAATGGTGGCCTTAGTTTATTTAGCTTTGACTTTGTTATCTTCCCAAGCATTTACGCGGCTGGAAATTTTGATGAATCCGGTTCGTAATAAGAAAGAATGAGGTATATAAACCCGGTTTCTCTAAGAAAGCAACTTTCAAAAACCAGCGCCACTCCAAAATAAATCCCCCACCAGAGGGGAGTTGTTATCTTCTTTTAGATAGATGAACATGAGCGCGACATTGGGGCAAAGTGAGGTTGTAAATTCTTTTGAGGAAAAGCTTATGGCTATCAACGATTCTGCACAACCGATTGCCAACCTGGAGTATGATTTACTCACCGTGTTGCACAACAAAGCCGAGGCCGCCAAAGCCTACGAAACTTATATTCAAGATGCCGAACAAACAGGCTCACAACCTTGCGCCGAATTATTCCGCAAACTGCAACAACAAGACTTAAAGCAAGCGCAAGAAATCCGCGAACATTTGCAACAAGTGATGGCACACGGTAAGATGTAAAGTTTGGAAACCTGGCCGGATTTGAGAAAAAAACGCCGGGGGAAAAAGCCATAAACTAAACTGAAAAACGCTTTTATCCCCCTAAAAGATTAGTTTTTTTTTAGCAAATCTCCCCAAAAGTTCCAAAAAGCGCTAAAATCGTGGGGATCATTGTGTAGAAAGGATTTTAAGCAACGCTCAGGAGTGCAAACATCGGCTTGAACACAAACATATTCGAGAGGAAAGGATACCGGTCAGCCGGCGCTACTTTCGAGTTTGTAAGACAAGCCTGTCTACAGGAGAGGAGAGAACGGAATGTACATTGAACAGCAAACCCGCAGATATGCGACGGTCGGCTATTTTGACAATGAATTAATTCATAATTGGGTGCGCCGAAAGCGTCCCCATCAGCGGCGGTTTTACTGGCTATTAGCAAAACAATTTCAATTGTTTATCGAGAAACCTTTAGCAGAAGTCGGTTTAGGAGATATCAAAGCTTTTGCGAGTTCACAAACTTTGCAGAAAATTCCCCATCGCCAAATAGCAAAAAATATTGCTGCCATAAAATCTTTAATGACTTTTGGCTACCAAACCGGCAGTTTACCCATCAATATTAGTCCGACGGAATGGCAGGAACTTAGGTTAAGAAAAAGACCTATCCAAAAGAAACCACAGCGGAAATTTAACCTGCCTTTAGCTTTAGGAGTGTGGTTTTTAGCGGCAGCAATTCCCCTATTAATCTTAAGCAAATTGCAACCAAGCCAGAGAGTTTTTACCTTAGTAAGAAGTTGGAATACACCGGCAATTCCGGAACCTAGCGAAGTGTACGCACAAAACGAATCATTAAAAAATCCGAATATCAAAGCTTTTTTAGATACCATTGCTCAAGCCGAAGGAACGTCGGGCCCAGAGGGTTATCGCACAATCTTTGCGGGGGAAACTTTCAGCGATTACAGCAGGCACCCGGACGAGGTAAAATGCGCTTATTCCAACGGAAGAAGACTTTGCTCAAGTGCGGCGGGAAGATATCAATTTTTAAAACCGACTTTTGACCGTTTGCAAAAGAAACTTAATCTCCCAGATTTTAGCCCGCAATCACAAGATTTAGCCGCCTTAGAATTGATTCGAGAAGAAGGCGCTGTAGAAGATATAAAGGCGGGAAATATTCAAAAAGCCCTCAAAAAAGTTTCAGCAATTTGGGTACATATTGAGGGGGCCGGTTACGGTCAGCCAGAGCATTCTTTAGATAAATTAGAGGCAATTTATCAGACACACCGGCAAAAATATGAGTTGAGTAAGGCGGAATGAGGAGAATTAGTGATTAGCGAGTAATTTTGGCGTGGCACATTATGGGCAGTTTTTGGTGGGCAGAGCCCACCGTAGTTTTTACTGCTCAGAGGGGTGGGGGAGAAGTGAAATTACTCTTTCACCGGCCTCATTGTTGGGAACATGATAATATCTCGAATGCTTTGAGTATTGGTTAACAACATCACCAGACGGTCAACTCCTATGCCCATACCGGCACAATTTGGCATACCGAGTGATAAAGCCTCGATAAATTCCTCATCCATTGGGTGTGCTTCGTCATCACCGGCATATTTTTGAGCGAGTTGTTCTTCAAAGCGTTTTTGTTGTTCTTTCGGGTCGTTTAATTCCGAGAAACCATTGGAATATTCAGTGCCGGCAATAAACAATTCAAAACGTTCGACAAAACCCGGTTTATCGCGGTGTTTTTTGGCAAGAGGACTGACTTCTACAGGGAAATCAATAATAAACGTAGGTTCCATTAAACTCGGTTGAACAAGTTTATCAAAAACGGTGTATAAAACATAGCCAAGACTTTGTTTTTCGAGGTTGGAAAAAGTCAGCCCTTTTGCTTCAGCAGCGGCAATTGCTTCTGATAATTGAATATTATCAAAATCAATGCCGGTTTCATCTTTGATGGCTTCTACCATTGTTTTAACTTGCCAATGGGTGCCGGTGAAGCCGGGGTATTTTTGGCTGTGGTCGTATTTACGTTCGAGGCTGATGGTTTGACCTTGATATTCGATTTCTTTTTGGTCGCCAAAGATCGTTTCGGCGCTGTAGCAGATTAGGTCTTCAACAACCGTTAAAATGTCGAAATAATCGGCGTAAGTTTGATAAGCTTCAATCGTCGTAAATTCTGGGTTATGGGTGCTATCGATGCCCTCATTTCGGAACACTCTGCCAAGCTCAAATACACGCTCAAAGCCTCCACAAATTGCCCGTTTCAAGAACAATTCCGGGGCAATTCTCAGATATAAATCCACATCTAAAGCATTGTGGTGAGTAACAAATGGTCTGGCTGCGGCACCACCATAAATAGCTTGTAAGGTGGGAGTTTCTATTTCGTAAAAGCCCTTTTGTACCAGGTAGGTGCGGAGGCTTTGAACAATGCGAGAACGAGTTTGAAATCTTTGGAAAGATTCGCGGTTGCCGGCTAAGTCCATTTCCCGGTGCCGGCGGCAAGTTTCGGGGTCATTTACGCCATAATAAGCGTCGGGAAATTGAATGGTTGCTTTTGATAAAACGAGCAATTCTGTGACTTGTAGGGAAAGTTCACCGCGTTGGGTGCGACATCCAATACCAACTACGCCGATAAAGTCGCCGACGTCGAGGAGTTTTTTGATTTGATCGAAGGATAAACCATGCTCGCCGGTGACGAGGTTTTTTTCGATTTTAAGTTGTATTTTGCCGCTGCTGTCGGTGAGATCAATAAAGCATATTTTACCGCTGTCGCGTTTGGAGGTGATGCGTCCGCAAGCGCTGAGGGGTTTTTCTTCAGGATCGGCTTGTCCGTTTTGGAGTTCTTTGCCTGGTTGGTTAAAGAGTTCGTGTATTTGTTGGGTGGTATGGCTGCGCCGGTAGGCTTGGCTGGGGTAGGGTTCGATGCCAAGTTTGCGTAGTTCTTCGATTTTTTGGGATCTAACTTCGGCTTCGCTCCGGGTTGGGGTGGTCATCCGTTCTTGTTTTAGTGAAGGTAAGACGTTTTATCTTATCATAAGTTTTGCTTTGGGTTAACATAGTAACAAAAACTGCCTAAAAAGTTACTGTTGTTAATGTTTAATAGCCAGGTTTATTGTATTTACAAAATTCGGTTTTTTTTGCTATTAAATCTACAAAATATACCCACCACTTAATTTATTTAAAAGATAATATCTAGTTATTGTTTAAAAATTAATAAAAACCAAATTTGCTTGATTATTCACAGGCGGAGTATCTGGCTTTAAATTGATTTTTAACTAAGGGGAAAAACCGCATTTTTCTAACAAGTGCTGGGTTTGACCCCCAAGACAATCTTTGTTTATTATTAAATCTAATAAAAATTGTCAAGGTCTATAAACAAGAAGTTTCATAAAAATACAGTTTGTGCTTGCTTCAGCCCCAAATTTGCCTAAATAGCCAAATATTTTTATAATGAAAGATATTTTCAGAAAACCTTAACCCATCAACCACACCCCGGCATTTTTACTATTTATTAAAATATGAACAGGCAAAACTTAACTTCTCCCTCCTCTATCCGTATCTTGGTTATTGAAGATGATCCAAATACTAGAGAATATGTCAAGACTTTATTACAAAACCGTTATAACGTTGAGGCCGTCTGTGATGCAGTGGCAGCCAGAGCAGCGATAGAAAAACAACCACCGGATTTAGTGCTAAGCAATGTGATACTGTTGCCAGAGCATAAAAGCAACCCCCAAAACATCAAAGTGCCGATGATTTTGGTTTGTACAGCCCTAGAAGCGCCCATAGAAACACCAGAAGAAGCGGTGCAAGATTATTTGAGGAAGCCGTTTTCTGAGCGCGAGTTGTTCGCAAGGGTAGAGACACAGCTAAAATTAGCCCAGATGCGACAAGAAGCTGCCGAGCGTGAGATTTATTTGAGTGAGATCCAAAAAAAATACATAAAGTTAGAAGAGCGCCTCCAAGAATGCAGAGCCCAAGTGGAAGCAGGTAATCAAGAACTCAATCAGTTTTCTTACTCCATTTCTCACGATGTTAGAACACCTCTGCGTTATATTAATACCTTTATTGATTTGCTAGAAAAACAAATAAACCCCGCTACCCTTGATCAAACCAGCCGCGAATATCTACAAATTATTGCAGATTCGGCAAAACAAGCCGATTCTTTACTCAAAGATTTATTGCAATTTTCGCGCCTTGGGCGTGCTGAACTGCGATTTACAACAATCGATATGGAACAATTAGTTCAGGAGGTGTTAAGCGCTTTTCAATTGGACATTCAGGATAGAACTATTAATTGGCAGATCGAACCTTTACCAGAAGTAGAAGGCGATCCAGCGATGTTGCGAGTTGTGCTGCACAACCTAATTTCTAATGCAGTCAAATATACTCGAACTCGCCAGCCTGCAAAAATTACCCTAGGCAGTATCAAGCAGGCTCAACAAATTATTTTTTATATAAAGGATAATGGAGTAGGATTTGATATGCAGTATGTCGATAAATTGTTTGGCATTTTTAGCCGCCTGCACCTTCAAGAACAGTTTGAAGGCGCGGGGGTGGGGCTGGCAAATGTCCGCCGCATTGTTCACCGGCACGGAGGTAAAACTTGGGCTGAGGGAAAGCTAGATGTGGGAGCAACTTTTTATTTTTCGCTGCCAATAAATCAAGCGAAAGGAGATCAATAACAGATGAATGCAGTACGGCTTCTCGTATTAGAAGATAGTGGACTAGATGCTGCGGTTATCCAGGCCACTCTCCGCGAAGGAGGAATAACATTTGAATGGCTGAAAGTTCAAACCCGCCAAGATTTTTTGGCAGCCTTGGAAAACCAGACATTTGATGTGATTTTGTCCGATTATTCCTTGCCTGGTTTTGATGGAATTTCTGCTTTAAAAATTGCTCATAATATTTGCCCAGAAGTCCCGTTTATTTTTGTGTCGGGGACTTTGGGTGAGGAATTGGCTATTGAAACTTTAAAAAGCGGGGCGACAGATTATGTATTAAAGCATCGTTTAGAGCGATTAGTGCCCTCGGTACAGAGAGCTTTACAAGAAGTTAAAGAACGCCGGTCTCGCGCCGCTGCTGAAGCAGCTTTAAAAGAAACTGAAGAGCAATTTCGTCAACTGGCTAATGCCATGCCGCAAATTGTATGGGTTGCTTTGCCAAATGGGGAACCAGAATATCTAAATCAGCAGTGGGTAGAATATACAGGTTTTTCTTTAGAAGAAACTCGCCACAAAGGCTTTCTTTTAAAGGTGACTCATCCTGATGATTTTGAGCAAACTAATTTTTTGTGGGAAGAGTGTTTAAAAAGTGGCGATTTTTATCAAACAGAGTTTCGTTTGAAGCGGGTAAGCGATGGGGAATATCGGTGGTTTTTGTGCCGGGCGGTGCCGGTGAAAAATAAACAAGGCGAGATTATTCATTGGTATGGAACTTTAACGGATATTGATAAGCAAAAACAAGTTGAAGAAACGCTCCGCCGGCGCACCGAGGAATTAGATCGCGCCAACCGTATTAAAGATGAATTTTTGGCCGTGCTTTCTCACGAATTGCGGACTCCTTTGGGCCCGATTTTGGGATGGGCACAGTTATTGAGAATGAAAAAGCCCGATGAACAAACTTTAATCCGGGGTTTAGAAACTATTGAACGCAATGCGAATATACAAACTCAATTAATAGAAGATTTGCTGGATGTTTCGCGGATTTTACGAGGAAAAATTAGTTTAAATGTGCGCTTGTTAGATTTGAGATTAATTATAACTGCGGCTCTGGAAACTGTGCAATTAGCAGCAGAGGCGAAGTCAATAGAAATTGAAACTCAAATGCCGGAAAATGTCGGTCAAGTTCGCGGGGATGCAGGCCGGTTACAGCAAGTGATGTGGAATTTGCTTTCTAATGCCGTTAAATTTACACCTTCTGGGGGCCGAGTACAAATATTTTTGCAAGAAGTTGAGGACTGGGTGGAAGTTAAAATTAAAGATACCGGCAAAGGAATTGAACCGGCCTTTTTTCCCTATATGTTTGACTATTTCCGTCAAGCAGATAGCTCGACTACTCGAAAATTTGGCGGGTTGGGCGTGGGTTTGGGAATTGTTCGCCATTTGGTTGAGTTACATGGGGGTGTGGTTGAAGCTGAAAGTGCAGGAGAGGGTATGGGTGCAACATTTACGGTGAAATTGCCTGTTTTTAACGAAAATAAAACCTCAAGACTAAAGCCGATTTCTCAGCAAAGATTCGGCGAAACTGCTGACAGTTGGGTACGAGAACATTTGCCACCAATTTCACCGCTGGCGGGGATAAGAGTTTTGGTGGTGGATGATGAAACCGATACGCTGGAGTTAATTACTTGGATGCTCAAAGATGCCGGTGCTATTGCGGCTGGTGTGACTTCTGCTCAGTCGGCAATTGAGGTTTGGGAGGGTTTTCAACCAGATGTGCTTATTAGTGATATTGGAATGCCCGAAGAAGATGGTTATAGCTTAATTGCAAGGGTGAGAACAAGGATGTCGGCAGATAAAGTTATTCCGGCAATTGCTCTGACGGCTTATGCGAGAGAGGAAGATCGACAACGTGCTTTTTCTGCGGGGTTTCAAGAGCATATTACTAAGCCGGTTGAGTCTTTGAGTTTGATTGCTGCGGTGGCTGTTTTAACTGAGGTGAAATTGTTGGAATGATGCGCGGCTTCTTGAGGTTCTTTTGCTGCCGGTGCAGATTCAATTAAAGCAATTTATCCAAATTGAAAATTAACCCAAACAAAGCACCGGCCATCACAATTAATGCTGCATTTACTTTAAATCTGATCACGGCTATTGCCGCCGCTACTGCTATTAAAAGCGCCCCATAATCTGTCACCACCGCCAATCCCAATTTCAATACTACTACTGCCATCAAGGCGACACTCGCCACATTTACTGCATCCAAAAAGGCTGACATCCATTTAGAAGAACGCAAACGCTCAATCAAAGGATTAGACAATGCTACAAATACAAACGAAGGTAAAAATATCCCCACCGTCGCCACGACAGCACCGGCCCACCCTGAAATCATATAACCGATAAAGGTGGCTGTTGATAACACCGGCCCCGGTGTAAATTGTCCGATGGCTATGGCATCTAATAATTGCTGTTGGGTTAACCATCCTTTTGCTACTAATTCTCCCTCTAAAAACGCCACCAATACATACCCACCCCCAAACAAAACACTTCCAACTTTGAGAAAAACTAAACCCAACTGCCATAATGAGGGGGAAGCACCGGCACTCAGAGAAATTTTTTCTCCCAGGGGAGAGATTTTTGCTAAAGTCACAACAAAGGCAGAAAAATTGCTGGCAATTGGTGGCAAATTTGGGAAAGAAAATAAACTCAACACCGGCCAAGGAATAAAAGCTTTTAAAGTTTTACCACCGGCACCATTTCCCATTAACCACAGCATCCCCAACACGCCACCCAACAACAAGGCTAAAACTTCATTCACTCCTGCTAATACCGTCACCGCTACCGCCACCGCTACCAACAATAATTTGCGATTTTTGACGGCGGTTTTTCCTAATTTCCAAACTGCTGCTAATATAATTGCCAAAACTGCGGGTTTGATTCCATACAACGCCGGCGCTACTTGGGGTAACTGGCCATATTGGGTATAAAACCAAGCAAAAATTCCTGTTATGGCTATGGCGGGGGTAATAAAACTTATGCCGGCTATTATTAAGCCTAGAGGGCCGGCGTAAGTGTATCCTACATGAATTGCCATTTCTGTTGAATTCGGGCCGGGTATTAGGTTGGTTGCGCCCAATAAGTCTAAAAATTTTTGTTGTGTTAACCAGTTGCGGCGGGTGACTATTTCTTCCTGCATCATGGCTATATGGGCTGCTGGGCCTCCAAATCCTATGATTCCGAGTTTAAAAAATACTTTGGCTAGTTCTTTGAGCCGGTGGAGTATTGTGGAGGAAGTCATTTTTGTAAGGGGTTGATAACGGTTTTTTTTACTGTAGAGGCAATTGCCCTGGTTTCCCCCAATTTAGCGGATAAGTTGATGATTTTTTGGTGGCGATGCCCCGTTTTACTGTGGGGATGCCTCGCCAATTATCCAAGAGGGTCGTTACGGGTTACAAATAAGGTGGTATAGAATCACTTTATCGGTTTGTCTTTTTGTCCTCTATATTGGCGCCGGTAGAGTAATTCGAGTTGTCCTCCATATTCAATTATCAGGGCTCGCTGACGTTGGTATAAGGCGCGAAAAGTGTTAGCAAATAAGAGGGTAAAAATTGCCACTACTAAACCGCTGGCGGTCGAGACTAAGGCTTCACTGATGCCGGCGGTGACATTGCCGGTGTTACTTCCGCCTATGTCGCCAAGTCGCAATGAGGCAAAGGTTTGAATTAAGCCTAAGACTGTGCCTAATAACCCCAGCAAAGGTGAAATGCTGATTGTAGTGTCAAAAATGGTGTTAAACCGACGCAGCAGTGGTAATTCTGCTTGGGCGGCGCTTTCTAGGCAGAGGCGAAATTCATCTACGGAAGGCCGGTCTAAACTCAACGCGGCGAGAAAGATCCGCGACATGGGTAAATCGAGATTTTCCTGTAACTGTTTGCGGGCGGCGTCTGGGTTGCGGCGATAAACTGCCAAAACGTCTCGCACGAGTTTGTCTTGCCTGGTGAGTAGGCGAAACCAAAAATAGATGCGTTCTAAGATCAGTGCTAGTGAGAGCACAGAAAATCCTAGCAACGGCCACATGACAACGCCGCCGGCAGCGAACAAATTGTTAACAGCCATTGAATTTTTCCTTAATATTCCAGACTTTAGATTTTAAATGCTTATGGCTGTTAGTTGAATGCTGGCTGCCGAATGCTAAAAACCCGGTTGCTCAGAAAAATATTGTCCTTGACGGCAGTTTTTTCTTGCCAAAAAACCGGGTTTTTGCTCTTGCATCTAAAATCACATTAGGGTGTACGGGGGAAGCGTTCAATTTGTGCGTAACCGCTGAAGAGCAGCTTGTCGCCTTGGGTTTCGAGCCGGTTTAGTCTCAACATTACTCCATCAAGGTCGAAGCGGTCGAGATCAACCATGTTATCTAAAATTTCGCAGAGAGCTTTTGATAAAGCCTCCGAAACTTCTTTCAAGGTGTCGGGGATCTCTTGAAGATGAATTTGAGGATCTTTAAATACAATTCGCCTGCGACGTTCAATGGCTAGGGTTACGGTTAAACTGAGCGGTACGATTCCATGATTGGCTAATTCTGCTTTGGCGTATATTTGCACTTGGTTTTGTGGTAATAACCGTACCTCTACTTCGGTAAAGGAGACTGGCTGGCCGTCGCTGATTGCCTCTAGGGCGGGAGATTCGAGGTTAAGCAGGCGTTTTGTCACCAGTTCGGCTTGGAAGGCTTGGTTAATACCAGCTTCGGTGAGGGTGACTTCGGCGACGGCTTGGGTCGGTTGTTTGAGGCGTATGTGCCCGCTTAAAATTGAGCCAAAGTCAAGGGCGACTGCATCGGTTTCAAAGGACATTTCCTCAACGGGAAACTGTCTGCGAATGACTAAACGGCGGCCGGTCATCTTAAAGCTGTCAATACTGCCCTGCAACAATTTGCTGGAAGGTTGGCAACGTACAAAGACCTCCACCGCTTCGCTTTGCGAAAATAGGTGGCGTATGGATTGGCTGGCGACGGTGTTGAGCATTTGCTCTCCCCAGTCAGTGCCAGTAGGAGTTGTTTTGCCGATGAGATTCCCAAACATTCGGTTTCTCGTTTCCAGAAGGTCTTGATCATTTGTAACAAAATATGAAGTTTCCAGCAAATGCCTCTGCTTTAGGAGAAAGGCTAAGAAACCAGGTTTCCCGTGAAAATGCTTTGATTTTCAATG contains these protein-coding regions:
- a CDS encoding MotA/TolQ/ExbB proton channel family protein; translation: MAVNNLFAAGGVVMWPLLGFSVLSLALILERIYFWFRLLTRQDKLVRDVLAVYRRNPDAARKQLQENLDLPMSRIFLAALSLDRPSVDEFRLCLESAAQAELPLLRRFNTIFDTTISISPLLGLLGTVLGLIQTFASLRLGDIGGSNTGNVTAGISEALVSTASGLVVAIFTLLFANTFRALYQRQRALIIEYGGQLELLYRRQYRGQKDKPIK
- the lysS gene encoding lysine--tRNA ligase, with the protein product MTTPTRSEAEVRSQKIEELRKLGIEPYPSQAYRRSHTTQQIHELFNQPGKELQNGQADPEEKPLSACGRITSKRDSGKICFIDLTDSSGKIQLKIEKNLVTGEHGLSFDQIKKLLDVGDFIGVVGIGCRTQRGELSLQVTELLVLSKATIQFPDAYYGVNDPETCRRHREMDLAGNRESFQRFQTRSRIVQSLRTYLVQKGFYEIETPTLQAIYGGAAARPFVTHHNALDVDLYLRIAPELFLKRAICGGFERVFELGRVFRNEGIDSTHNPEFTTIEAYQTYADYFDILTVVEDLICYSAETIFGDQKEIEYQGQTISLERKYDHSQKYPGFTGTHWQVKTMVEAIKDETGIDFDNIQLSEAIAAAEAKGLTFSNLEKQSLGYVLYTVFDKLVQPSLMEPTFIIDFPVEVSPLAKKHRDKPGFVERFELFIAGTEYSNGFSELNDPKEQQKRFEEQLAQKYAGDDEAHPMDEEFIEALSLGMPNCAGMGIGVDRLVMLLTNTQSIRDIIMFPTMRPVKE
- the chrA gene encoding chromate efflux transporter, giving the protein MTSSTILHRLKELAKVFFKLGIIGFGGPAAHIAMMQEEIVTRRNWLTQQKFLDLLGATNLIPGPNSTEMAIHVGYTYAGPLGLIIAGISFITPAIAITGIFAWFYTQYGQLPQVAPALYGIKPAVLAIILAAVWKLGKTAVKNRKLLLVAVAVAVTVLAGVNEVLALLLGGVLGMLWLMGNGAGGKTLKAFIPWPVLSLFSFPNLPPIASNFSAFVVTLAKISPLGEKISLSAGASPSLWQLGLVFLKVGSVLFGGGYVLVAFLEGELVAKGWLTQQQLLDAIAIGQFTPGPVLSTATFIGYMISGWAGAVVATVGIFLPSFVFVALSNPLIERLRSSKWMSAFLDAVNVASVALMAVVVLKLGLAVVTDYGALLIAVAAAIAVIRFKVNAALIVMAGALFGLIFNLDKLL
- a CDS encoding glycoside hydrolase family 104 protein, with protein sequence MYIEQQTRRYATVGYFDNELIHNWVRRKRPHQRRFYWLLAKQFQLFIEKPLAEVGLGDIKAFASSQTLQKIPHRQIAKNIAAIKSLMTFGYQTGSLPINISPTEWQELRLRKRPIQKKPQRKFNLPLALGVWFLAAAIPLLILSKLQPSQRVFTLVRSWNTPAIPEPSEVYAQNESLKNPNIKAFLDTIAQAEGTSGPEGYRTIFAGETFSDYSRHPDEVKCAYSNGRRLCSSAAGRYQFLKPTFDRLQKKLNLPDFSPQSQDLAALELIREEGAVEDIKAGNIQKALKKVSAIWVHIEGAGYGQPEHSLDKLEAIYQTHRQKYELSKAE
- a CDS encoding ABC transporter permease subunit (The N-terminal region of this protein, as described by TIGR01726, is a three transmembrane segment that identifies a subfamily of ABC transporter permease subunits, which specificities that include histidine, arginine, glutamine, glutamate, L-cystine (sic), the opines (in Agrobacterium) octopine and nopaline, etc.) encodes the protein MRKLSLIIAGRQVARVLAIFFACLMLTGCTFSLNSAAKLSEIVTVATEPAFPPFEFQSAGGELQGFDIDLMQEIGKAGKFGVKFQSLPFDGIIPALQAGTVDAAISAITISKERLNTISFSRPYFKAGLAIAVRNNNNKITSLESLKNKLIAVQIGTTGAETAKTITGAKIRTFDSAPLALQELVNGNVEAVINDGPVTLYAIKTGNLKGIKVVSQLLTEEYYGIATAKNSPNLSRINQGLTKVLETGTYSQIYQKWFNSQPPDLPVSLALAESQAKKGTFFSVFLSSLPPLLQGALITLQITAFSVFLGMIFGCLIGILRLSSSRPLRILARVYIDFFRGTPLLVQIFMIYFGLPALIQEFGITFSFERLPAAVLALSLNSAAYIAEIVRAGIQSIEPGQTEAAISLGLGPVQTLRYVIFPQALRRMLPPLGNEFITLLKDTSLVAVIGFEELFRRGQLIVAENYRSFEIYAMVALVYLALTLLSSQAFTRLEILMNPVRNKKE
- a CDS encoding DUF2993 domain-containing protein; translation: MFGNLIGKTTPTGTDWGEQMLNTVASQSIRHLFSQSEAVEVFVRCQPSSKLLQGSIDSFKMTGRRLVIRRQFPVEEMSFETDAVALDFGSILSGHIRLKQPTQAVAEVTLTEAGINQAFQAELVTKRLLNLESPALEAISDGQPVSFTEVEVRLLPQNQVQIYAKAELANHGIVPLSLTVTLAIERRRRIVFKDPQIHLQEIPDTLKEVSEALSKALCEILDNMVDLDRFDLDGVMLRLNRLETQGDKLLFSGYAQIERFPRTP
- a CDS encoding response regulator, yielding MNAVRLLVLEDSGLDAAVIQATLREGGITFEWLKVQTRQDFLAALENQTFDVILSDYSLPGFDGISALKIAHNICPEVPFIFVSGTLGEELAIETLKSGATDYVLKHRLERLVPSVQRALQEVKERRSRAAAEAALKETEEQFRQLANAMPQIVWVALPNGEPEYLNQQWVEYTGFSLEETRHKGFLLKVTHPDDFEQTNFLWEECLKSGDFYQTEFRLKRVSDGEYRWFLCRAVPVKNKQGEIIHWYGTLTDIDKQKQVEETLRRRTEELDRANRIKDEFLAVLSHELRTPLGPILGWAQLLRMKKPDEQTLIRGLETIERNANIQTQLIEDLLDVSRILRGKISLNVRLLDLRLIITAALETVQLAAEAKSIEIETQMPENVGQVRGDAGRLQQVMWNLLSNAVKFTPSGGRVQIFLQEVEDWVEVKIKDTGKGIEPAFFPYMFDYFRQADSSTTRKFGGLGVGLGIVRHLVELHGGVVEAESAGEGMGATFTVKLPVFNENKTSRLKPISQQRFGETADSWVREHLPPISPLAGIRVLVVDDETDTLELITWMLKDAGAIAAGVTSAQSAIEVWEGFQPDVLISDIGMPEEDGYSLIARVRTRMSADKVIPAIALTAYAREEDRQRAFSAGFQEHITKPVESLSLIAAVAVLTEVKLLE
- a CDS encoding ATP-binding protein, translated to MNRQNLTSPSSIRILVIEDDPNTREYVKTLLQNRYNVEAVCDAVAARAAIEKQPPDLVLSNVILLPEHKSNPQNIKVPMILVCTALEAPIETPEEAVQDYLRKPFSERELFARVETQLKLAQMRQEAAEREIYLSEIQKKYIKLEERLQECRAQVEAGNQELNQFSYSISHDVRTPLRYINTFIDLLEKQINPATLDQTSREYLQIIADSAKQADSLLKDLLQFSRLGRAELRFTTIDMEQLVQEVLSAFQLDIQDRTINWQIEPLPEVEGDPAMLRVVLHNLISNAVKYTRTRQPAKITLGSIKQAQQIIFYIKDNGVGFDMQYVDKLFGIFSRLHLQEQFEGAGVGLANVRRIVHRHGGKTWAEGKLDVGATFYFSLPINQAKGDQ